Proteins from a genomic interval of Quercus lobata isolate SW786 chromosome 11, ValleyOak3.0 Primary Assembly, whole genome shotgun sequence:
- the LOC115968998 gene encoding F-box/LRR-repeat protein At4g14103-like — MRKERRETEEEEHSDIISSLPDCMLAHILSFLPTKHAILTSILSSRWRSLWTLVPVLHLDKPTLYSIRTSILDDILLPRNPSTLCKLCIDCPRPSFVDKCVQAAILRGVQELDLVFDLDNQTKELPASVFFCTTLVVLKLRGHFLLNPPDSASSSSSMFPSLKTLQISHVYYANHNSLSTLLAACPLLQDLRIKVGDSDLDFLDKEADKKFNILVFVPTLKILVLDCSFLRWSFKLNINTPALKYFNFKGDLDNDVVSENLPNLFKSVLDIRRCYYLDWMLKLTNFMGPLCNIRSMELWIGTAKYILEHSSSDNHYDIPMFHNLSSLKFYGDLWAMWSPWNAVQLLLCRAPKLQTLIFELNYRCCIRSFSVDIPLKKPLDVPECLSSHLTTCHYRGFSGHAMELVEQILKESKVLKTMKITFNSDLDSKEKLRIHEEIMKFPRTSQTCQIVFD, encoded by the exons ATGAGGAAGGAAAGGAGAGAAACGGAAGAGGAAGAGCACTCTGACATTATCAGCAGTCTACCAGACTGTATGCTCGCCCATATCCTCTCTtttctcccaaccaaacacGCCATTCTCACAAGCATTTTGTCGAGCAGGTGGAGGTCTCTCTGGACTCTCGTCCCTGTTCTTCACTTGGACAAGCCCACACTTTATAGTATCAGAACTTCGATCTTGGATGATATTTTATTGCCCAGAAACCCCTCCACCCTTTGCAAGCTGTGCATCGATTGTCCTCGTCCATCCTTCGTTGACAAATGTGTCCAAGCCGCCATCCTGCGTGGCGTGCAAGAGCTCGACCTTGTTTTCGACCTTGATAATCAAACTAAGGAGTTGCCCGCTAGTGTCTTCTTCTGTACAACATTAGTGGTTTTGAAATTGAGGGGCCACTTTCTTCTCAATCCTCCTgactctgcttcttcctcttcttcaatgTTCCCAAGTCTCAAGACTCTACAAATTTCACATGTTTACTATGCGAACCACAACTCTCTCTCCACACTCCTCGCCGCCTGCCCGCTGCTCCAAGATTTGAGGATCAAAGTTGGTGACTCTGATTTGGATTTTTTGGACAAGGAAGCAGACAAGAAGTTCAATATCCTTGTATTCGTACCTACGCTGAAAATATTAGTTTTGGATTGCTCTTTTTTACGCTGGTCATTCAAACTCAACATAAACACCCCGGCTCTCAAGTACTTTAATTTCAAAGGCGATTTGGACAATGATGTTGTTTCTGAAAATCTCCCCAACTTGTTTAAATCAGTCCTTGATATTCGTAGATGTTATTATCTAGACTGGATGTTGAAATTGACTAACTTCATGGGACCACTCTGTAACATTAGATCCATGGAATTGTGGATAGGAACAGCAAAG TACATCCTTGAACACTCGTCGTCTGATAATCATTATGACATTCCCATGTTTCATAATTTGTCTTCCTTGAAGTTTTATGGTGACTTGTGGGCTATGTGGTCTCCGTGGAATGCAGTACAACTATTGCTTTGTCGAGCTCCAAAGCTACAAACACTCATCTTTGAATTGAATTACCGGTGTTGCATTCGTAGTTTTTCAGTTGACATTCCCTTGAAGAAGCCATTAGATGTTCCTGAATGTCTGTCATCACACCTTACAACTTGTCATTATAGAGGATTTTCAGGGCATGCCATGGAACTTGTTGAACAAATCCTGAAGGAATCAAAAGTATTAAAGACAATGAAAATCACTTTCAACAGTGATCTAGACTCAAAGGAGAAGCTTCGTATTCACGAGGAGATAATGAAGTTCCCAAGGACATCTCAAACTTGTCAAATTGTATTTGACTAA